In a genomic window of Methanogenium sp. S4BF:
- the glyS gene encoding glycine--tRNA ligase codes for MGDIYDNVMELARRRGFVWPSSECYGAVAGFIDYGPLGAMLKRKIENLWRGFYIIREGYYEIEAPTVGVESIYIASGHVKGFADKMCQCPSCREYHRADHIAEEHGTANADSLSPEALAEIINGLPCPSCGEPIENADVFYFNLMFQTTIGPGSQRTGYLRPETAQGIFTDFNRLSRFYREKLPFGAVQVGKSYRNEISPRQGMIRLREFTQAEAEIFIHPDHKDHPDFGRYADYSIPLWGQTQQMQDIKPITVTMRQAVDSGLVANEYVAYYIALTHEFLTQVGINPDKLRFRQHLPTECAHYALDCWDAEIFSERFGWVETVGIADRTDYDLKAHAKESGDSFTVFIPYDEVRQENRRRIVPDMGAMGPHYRGKAKAVADALIDSAPGPDGATITIDGEELFIPADLYQIREETVEVRGEEVMPHVVEPSYGIDRILYCTLEHSYEEEDVDGEIRKVLHLNPAVAPVQAAVFPLMNKDGLDTIARDLTTSLQKHGILAQYDDNGAIGRRYRRQDEIGTPYAITVDYDSLEDNTVTLRERDSMQQVRLPATLVPETLTSLIQGTLPFSEAGRKI; via the coding sequence ATGGGCGATATCTACGATAATGTAATGGAACTTGCACGAAGGCGGGGCTTTGTCTGGCCGTCTTCAGAGTGCTACGGGGCGGTAGCCGGATTTATTGATTATGGTCCCCTCGGAGCAATGCTGAAGCGGAAAATCGAAAATCTATGGCGTGGTTTTTACATCATCCGTGAGGGATACTATGAAATCGAAGCACCGACCGTCGGCGTTGAATCGATTTATATTGCCTCCGGCCATGTCAAGGGATTTGCAGACAAAATGTGTCAGTGCCCCTCCTGCAGGGAGTATCACCGGGCAGATCACATCGCTGAAGAACACGGGACGGCAAATGCCGATTCCCTGAGTCCGGAAGCACTTGCGGAGATTATTAATGGCCTCCCCTGTCCGTCATGCGGAGAGCCGATTGAAAACGCAGATGTGTTCTACTTTAACCTGATGTTTCAGACCACAATCGGGCCGGGTTCACAGCGAACCGGATACCTGCGCCCGGAAACAGCACAGGGCATATTTACGGACTTCAATCGTCTCTCACGGTTTTACCGTGAAAAATTACCGTTTGGAGCCGTTCAGGTAGGCAAATCCTATAGAAATGAGATCTCTCCCCGGCAGGGAATGATCCGCCTTCGTGAATTTACGCAGGCGGAAGCGGAAATATTCATTCATCCCGACCATAAGGACCATCCCGATTTCGGCCGGTATGCAGACTATTCCATCCCCCTCTGGGGACAGACGCAGCAGATGCAGGACATAAAGCCCATCACCGTCACGATGCGCCAGGCCGTTGATTCCGGACTGGTTGCCAATGAATATGTGGCCTATTATATTGCCCTGACACATGAGTTTTTGACGCAGGTCGGCATCAATCCGGATAAGCTGCGTTTCCGCCAGCATCTTCCGACAGAATGTGCCCATTACGCACTGGACTGCTGGGATGCAGAAATATTCTCAGAACGCTTCGGGTGGGTTGAAACAGTCGGCATTGCAGACCGTACGGATTATGACCTGAAGGCTCATGCAAAGGAGAGCGGAGACAGCTTTACCGTATTCATCCCGTATGATGAAGTCCGGCAAGAAAACCGCAGGAGAATTGTGCCCGACATGGGTGCAATGGGGCCGCATTACCGGGGAAAAGCAAAGGCAGTCGCCGATGCACTGATAGACTCTGCACCCGGTCCGGACGGTGCCACCATCACCATTGACGGGGAAGAACTCTTTATCCCGGCAGACCTGTACCAGATTCGTGAAGAGACCGTTGAAGTTCGTGGTGAAGAAGTCATGCCGCACGTTGTCGAACCGTCATACGGCATCGACCGGATTCTTTACTGCACCCTTGAACATTCCTATGAAGAAGAGGATGTGGATGGGGAAATCAGGAAGGTGCTCCACCTGAACCCGGCCGTTGCTCCGGTGCAGGCAGCAGTATTCCCGTTGATGAACAAGGACGGACTTGACACCATTGCACGGGATCTTACCACCAGTCTCCAAAAACACGGCATCCTTGCGCAATATGACGATAACGGGGCAATCGGAAGAAGATACCGAAGGCAGGACGAGATCGGCACCCCGTATGCCATCACTGTCGATTATGATTCACTGGAGGACAACACCGTCACCCTGCGTGAGAGAGACAGCATGCAGCAGGTACGTCTTCCGGCCACCCTTGTACCGGAAACCCTCACCAGCCTGATTCAAGGAACCCTGCCGTTTTCTGAAGCGGGCAGGAAGATATGA
- a CDS encoding DEAD/DEAH box helicase, translating into MNYISHSFIKPESIERRDYQLSIAASVLQENSMVVLPTGLGKTAIALIATASRLLNAGGKVLMMAPTKPLVEQHYRFFSKYLRVEGAEETETDSGVFAMFTGDTPNQKRVQQWESATCIFATPQVIKNDCLAGRYRLTDVSLLIVDECHRAVGNYAYVFIAQEYFRQAKNALLLAMTASPGSNRQKVQEICENLMVGRVESRTETDADVKPYIHEREITHISVPLPKELEYVIKTLNQLLGTRLSMLSGFGYTVPAPDKLSMKAMNAISAQVQARIKQQDQTGFVGASVHAECMKLRHAISLAETQGSEALKQYLFKLQAEATDAKASKASIRLAQDPAFQNLTAQAKGWQEELLQKPEYIVKIVQKQLTEFPESRIIIFATFRDTVNLIVKKLTTEGIESHRFVGQASRDTEKGLSQKEQLATLARFREGAFKVLVATSVGEEGLDVPSTDLVIFYEAVPSEIRSIQRKGRTGRHGAGNIIVLVTEGTADETYRWISHSREKSMQKGISSLKKTPHTSSPVPAEKNQQMSIIDFDGEPEKKIIADDRETSSAVVEWLHKKNTIGLEITRLEYGDYAIGNQMLVERKTARDFVDTLVERDLLGQIKQMADACEHPVLIIEGAADLYTQRNIAPNAIRGALAAIGVQFGVSVFMVSGPEETAEMLYVLMNRELGEPSGRPSLHHHKSYQSEREQLEYILSSFPGIGPHQARSLLEHFGSLSAVISASEEELREVEGIGQKISGVITGLSHKKY; encoded by the coding sequence ATGAATTATATATCCCATTCTTTTATCAAACCTGAATCAATTGAAAGACGTGATTATCAGCTTTCCATAGCAGCATCGGTACTGCAGGAAAACTCAATGGTTGTCCTGCCAACAGGCCTCGGCAAGACAGCCATTGCGCTGATAGCAACCGCGTCACGCCTGTTGAATGCTGGCGGCAAGGTGCTGATGATGGCACCAACGAAACCTCTTGTTGAGCAGCATTATCGGTTTTTTTCAAAATATCTCCGGGTTGAAGGGGCAGAGGAGACAGAGACGGATTCCGGTGTCTTCGCGATGTTCACCGGTGATACACCGAACCAGAAGCGTGTGCAGCAGTGGGAGAGCGCAACCTGCATCTTTGCAACACCACAGGTGATCAAAAATGACTGCCTCGCCGGCAGATACCGTCTCACCGATGTCTCGCTTTTAATCGTGGATGAATGCCACCGGGCAGTCGGCAACTATGCATACGTGTTCATCGCACAGGAATACTTCCGGCAGGCAAAAAATGCGCTTCTGCTTGCTATGACCGCATCCCCCGGCAGCAACCGGCAGAAGGTGCAGGAGATCTGTGAAAACCTGATGGTGGGAAGAGTGGAGAGCCGTACGGAAACAGACGCTGACGTAAAGCCCTACATCCACGAACGGGAAATCACCCATATCTCCGTCCCATTACCGAAAGAACTGGAATATGTCATTAAAACATTAAACCAGCTGCTGGGCACCCGTCTCTCAATGCTTTCAGGATTCGGGTATACGGTACCCGCCCCTGATAAATTATCGATGAAGGCAATGAATGCCATATCAGCACAGGTGCAGGCACGCATCAAACAGCAGGACCAGACAGGATTTGTCGGCGCATCCGTTCACGCCGAATGCATGAAGCTTCGCCATGCCATCTCCCTTGCGGAAACCCAGGGAAGTGAAGCACTCAAACAGTACCTCTTCAAACTTCAGGCGGAAGCAACCGATGCAAAGGCATCAAAGGCAAGTATTCGCCTCGCACAGGACCCGGCATTCCAGAATTTAACCGCTCAGGCAAAAGGGTGGCAGGAAGAACTCCTGCAAAAGCCGGAATATATCGTAAAAATCGTGCAGAAACAGCTCACCGAATTCCCGGAAAGCAGAATCATCATCTTTGCCACCTTCCGCGACACGGTAAATCTCATCGTGAAAAAGCTCACCACGGAGGGCATTGAAAGCCACCGGTTTGTCGGGCAGGCAAGCCGCGACACCGAAAAAGGGTTATCGCAAAAAGAGCAGCTTGCAACCCTTGCCCGGTTCCGGGAGGGCGCATTTAAGGTGCTTGTCGCGACATCCGTCGGTGAAGAGGGGCTGGATGTTCCCTCCACCGACCTGGTGATATTCTATGAGGCCGTTCCGTCAGAGATCCGCAGCATTCAGCGAAAAGGCAGAACCGGAAGACACGGCGCAGGGAATATCATTGTTCTTGTCACCGAGGGAACCGCTGATGAAACCTACCGGTGGATCAGTCATTCACGGGAGAAATCCATGCAGAAAGGCATCTCTTCGTTAAAGAAAACCCCGCATACCAGCTCCCCGGTACCGGCAGAGAAAAATCAGCAGATGAGCATCATCGATTTTGACGGTGAACCGGAGAAGAAAATAATCGCTGATGACCGGGAGACCTCATCTGCCGTGGTGGAATGGCTCCATAAAAAAAATACTATCGGCCTTGAAATAACCCGGCTTGAATACGGCGACTATGCCATCGGAAACCAGATGCTTGTTGAGAGAAAAACGGCACGGGACTTTGTTGACACGCTCGTTGAACGGGATCTGCTGGGACAGATAAAACAGATGGCAGATGCCTGCGAGCATCCGGTGCTCATCATCGAAGGGGCGGCGGACCTCTATACCCAGAGAAACATTGCACCCAATGCCATCCGTGGTGCCCTTGCCGCAATCGGTGTGCAGTTTGGCGTCTCGGTATTCATGGTTTCAGGACCGGAGGAGACGGCGGAGATGCTCTATGTTCTCATGAACCGTGAACTGGGAGAACCATCCGGACGTCCGTCACTGCACCATCACAAGTCATACCAGTCAGAACGTGAACAGCTTGAGTATATTCTGTCATCGTTTCCGGGGATTGGCCCGCATCAGGCCCGCAGCCTCCTGGAACACTTCGGTTCCCTTTCCGCGGTAATCTCTGCATCAGAAGAAGAACTCAGAGAAGTTGAGGGAATCGGCCAAAAAATATCGGGAGTCATCACCGGACTCTCCCACAAAAAATACTGA
- a CDS encoding Sjogren's syndrome/scleroderma autoantigen 1 family protein produces the protein MKSEDEVMASYLLNGGRMLSATCKDCGAPLFEIKGGQCCVVCKELGKPGVSEDNTANLAEKPVISQPRVQETGVQVSGSVCESLEQTICALCTKAMEASRPEDAKMYMDAVRAGTDALHALKKAQY, from the coding sequence ATGAAAAGTGAAGATGAAGTGATGGCATCATATCTGCTGAACGGTGGGAGGATGCTTTCTGCCACATGCAAAGACTGTGGGGCGCCATTGTTTGAGATAAAAGGGGGACAATGCTGTGTCGTCTGTAAGGAACTGGGTAAACCAGGGGTTTCTGAAGATAATACAGCTAATCTGGCGGAAAAACCGGTCATCTCCCAACCCCGTGTTCAGGAGACCGGGGTGCAGGTATCCGGTTCCGTGTGTGAATCTCTGGAGCAGACGATCTGTGCACTGTGCACAAAAGCGATGGAGGCCTCCCGTCCGGAGGACGCAAAAATGTATATGGATGCAGTGCGCGCAGGAACGGATGCCCTGCACGCGCTAAAAAAAGCTCAATATTAA
- a CDS encoding UPF0147 family protein, translating into MGDPEVTIKNCVMMLQQMMEDNTIPRNIRRVADDTRKVLINDSQQLGLRAATAISIIDEISNDPNMPVHARTRIWELVSQLETIPLD; encoded by the coding sequence ATGGGTGACCCTGAAGTAACAATCAAAAACTGTGTAATGATGCTCCAGCAAATGATGGAAGACAATACCATTCCACGCAACATCAGAAGAGTCGCGGATGATACCCGCAAAGTGCTCATCAATGATTCTCAGCAGCTCGGGCTGCGTGCAGCTACTGCGATATCCATTATTGATGAAATCAGTAATGATCCAAATATGCCGGTTCACGCCCGCACACGGATCTGGGAACTGGTCTCCCAGTTAGAGACGATCCCGCTGGACTAA
- a CDS encoding secondary thiamine-phosphate synthase enzyme YjbQ, whose protein sequence is MIDMYQEDLVFRTAGEGDILNLSGPLQQVVSRSGVRDGIVCAYVPGSTAALTTIEYEPGVLADLMDALEAVASSEKNYAHDQAWGDGNGRSHVRAALIGPSLTIPVSHGTIRTGRWQQPVLIELDVRASRERTIVCSVIGI, encoded by the coding sequence ATGATCGATATGTACCAGGAAGATCTTGTATTCAGGACAGCGGGTGAGGGCGATATCCTCAATCTGTCAGGGCCCCTTCAGCAGGTGGTTAGCCGGTCCGGGGTCCGTGACGGGATTGTGTGTGCTTATGTTCCCGGGTCTACTGCTGCGCTGACAACCATTGAGTATGAACCCGGTGTGCTTGCTGATCTGATGGATGCCCTTGAAGCAGTTGCGTCATCGGAAAAGAACTATGCCCATGACCAGGCGTGGGGGGATGGAAACGGACGTTCCCATGTGCGTGCCGCTCTCATCGGCCCGTCATTAACAATCCCTGTCTCGCATGGCACCATAAGAACCGGCAGATGGCAGCAGCCAGTGCTGATAGAGCTTGATGTGAGGGCATCACGGGAGCGCACAATAGTCTGCAGTGTTATCGGCATCTGA
- a CDS encoding PEGA domain-containing protein, with amino-acid sequence MTDISMQQVRKLLCILLAIYFVTGFVTAGPPTILISSSPSGAGVYIEGAYKGDTPLDLTGRYSPGSYSIELRKDGYISWLGTLEVKSSETTSISATLMPYKGNADISSTPAGATIYLDGTYAGISPRVISDIPTGKHTIALKLDGYYDWNTEIEVVQGKTVTISAKMEKSEIPYDGSINIQSTPSNAEVYVDDVFKGYTPLIIRELGPANYHINLKLEGYQDWDASVDVSVDEQEKISANLYPSAGTSPSETTTPLSPVIPVIALGIIGMAVCCTKKND; translated from the coding sequence ATGACAGACATATCCATGCAACAGGTGAGAAAACTGCTCTGCATCCTCCTTGCGATTTATTTCGTGACAGGATTTGTAACAGCAGGGCCGCCCACCATCCTCATCTCATCATCCCCCAGCGGGGCAGGAGTGTATATCGAAGGTGCATACAAGGGCGACACACCCCTCGACCTGACAGGGCGCTATTCACCCGGATCCTATTCTATTGAACTGAGGAAAGACGGCTATATCTCCTGGCTTGGCACCCTGGAAGTGAAAAGCAGTGAGACCACGTCGATATCTGCTACCCTGATGCCGTACAAAGGAAATGCCGATATTTCATCCACACCGGCAGGAGCAACCATATACCTTGACGGAACATATGCCGGGATTTCCCCCCGCGTCATCAGTGACATTCCCACGGGAAAACATACCATAGCATTAAAACTGGATGGATATTACGACTGGAACACCGAGATAGAGGTTGTTCAGGGAAAAACGGTCACCATCAGTGCAAAAATGGAGAAAAGCGAAATCCCATACGACGGTTCAATAAATATCCAGTCCACACCATCCAATGCCGAAGTATACGTCGATGATGTTTTCAAGGGATATACCCCTCTCATAATCCGGGAACTCGGACCCGCCAATTACCACATCAACCTGAAACTGGAAGGATACCAGGACTGGGATGCAAGTGTTGATGTAAGTGTCGATGAACAGGAAAAAATCAGTGCAAATCTCTATCCTTCCGCGGGAACGTCACCATCCGAAACAACGACACCCTTATCTCCTGTCATTCCCGTAATCGCGTTAGGAATTATTGGTATGGCAGTCTGCTGCACGAAAAAAAATGATTAA
- the gyrA gene encoding DNA gyrase subunit A, with the protein MTSEERGRIIPVNIEQEMKSSYIDYAMSVIIGRAIPDVRDGLKPVHRRTLFAMGEMGNTHDKPFKKSARVVGDVMGKYHPHGDASIYDTVVKMAQPFSYRHTLVEGQGNFGSIDGDSAAAMRYTEARLDPVAEELLEDINKETVNFVPNFDESLREPSVLPGKFPNLLVNGSTGIAVGMATNMAPHNLGEVSRAIAAVIDNPEITTDDLMTIMPGPDFPTGGVILGTSGIKNAYRDGRGKVRIRGVAEIEDEEKKPRIIISEIPFQVNKSRMIEQMAALVREKKIDGISDIRDESDKDGIRVVIELKRASQPLTVLNQLYKHTALETTFGIINLAIVDVQPKVLGLRSIINEYLRHRREVVRRRTEFDLRKAEERQHILKGLLLALDRIDEVIATIRASKTGEEASAALIAQFGLDAVQADAILKMQLRRLAALEHQKIADERDALHREIERLSTILADDKNILAVIREEITTLGEKYGNERRTKITPFEGEFDKEDLIEKREVVISLTGDNYIKSMPLETYRGQHRGGRGIIGMATKEDDVVQKVFTACTHDYLLCFTSAGRVYWLKVYDIPEASRTSRGKAIVNLLNLNEERVTAIISVSEFSDERFFLFVTREGMIVKIPQAEFSRPRANGINAITLRENDELVHVKSIDATSDLILTTRFGQSLRFNIETVPLRHRNALGVIGIKLRYGDLLQDIAVIEKDHLLTITERGYGKRTEFDEFMGHGRATMGVRNIQTDYSAGVVSSKAVSDDDEVLLMSRSGIVMRTAVSEISIQKRGTRGVRIMKLDNGDSLVGFTIIKSAPEAVETETGSESTSDNDSAPESDSGSDEYDTEPDTEPENMNEY; encoded by the coding sequence TTGACATCTGAAGAGAGAGGCCGTATTATTCCTGTCAATATTGAACAGGAGATGAAATCCTCCTATATTGATTATGCAATGAGTGTGATCATCGGACGTGCTATCCCCGATGTGCGTGACGGTCTCAAGCCGGTGCATCGCCGTACGCTCTTTGCGATGGGCGAGATGGGGAATACCCATGATAAGCCGTTTAAAAAGAGTGCACGTGTGGTTGGAGATGTCATGGGTAAGTACCATCCGCACGGTGATGCCTCCATCTATGATACGGTCGTTAAGATGGCGCAGCCGTTTTCCTATCGGCATACGCTGGTGGAAGGGCAGGGTAACTTCGGTTCGATTGACGGGGACTCTGCTGCTGCAATGCGTTACACCGAAGCACGCCTTGATCCGGTTGCAGAGGAGCTTTTAGAGGACATCAACAAAGAGACGGTGAATTTCGTCCCGAATTTTGATGAATCACTCAGGGAGCCGTCGGTCCTTCCGGGAAAATTCCCGAATCTCTTAGTAAACGGGTCCACCGGAATAGCTGTCGGAATGGCAACCAACATGGCCCCCCACAATCTGGGGGAGGTCTCCCGTGCGATCGCAGCGGTCATTGACAATCCTGAAATCACCACCGATGATCTGATGACCATCATGCCGGGGCCTGATTTCCCGACGGGCGGCGTGATTCTCGGCACATCGGGAATTAAAAACGCCTATCGGGATGGAAGGGGCAAGGTTCGTATCCGGGGGGTCGCAGAGATTGAGGATGAGGAAAAGAAACCACGCATCATCATCTCTGAGATTCCGTTCCAGGTGAACAAGTCCCGGATGATCGAGCAGATGGCGGCCCTCGTCCGTGAGAAGAAAATAGATGGGATTAGTGATATCCGTGATGAATCCGATAAGGACGGAATTCGGGTTGTCATTGAACTGAAACGCGCATCCCAGCCCCTCACGGTTCTGAATCAGCTGTATAAGCATACTGCTCTTGAAACCACCTTTGGCATCATTAATCTGGCCATCGTAGATGTCCAGCCGAAGGTACTGGGCCTGCGCTCCATCATTAATGAATATCTCCGCCACCGGCGTGAAGTGGTGCGGCGACGTACTGAATTTGACCTGAGGAAAGCGGAAGAGCGCCAGCATATCCTGAAAGGGTTATTGCTGGCCCTTGACCGGATTGATGAGGTCATCGCAACCATTCGTGCCTCAAAGACCGGTGAGGAGGCCTCCGCCGCACTGATTGCACAGTTTGGTCTGGATGCCGTGCAGGCGGATGCGATTCTGAAGATGCAGCTTCGCCGCCTTGCCGCTCTCGAACACCAGAAGATTGCGGATGAAAGGGATGCTCTGCACCGTGAGATTGAGCGCCTGTCCACCATTCTCGCTGACGACAAGAACATCCTTGCCGTTATCCGGGAAGAAATTACGACTCTCGGCGAAAAATACGGGAACGAGAGGAGAACCAAAATCACTCCGTTTGAAGGTGAATTCGATAAAGAAGATCTCATCGAGAAGCGTGAGGTGGTCATTTCCCTGACCGGTGATAATTATATTAAATCCATGCCTCTTGAGACCTATCGTGGTCAGCACCGCGGAGGACGGGGCATTATCGGAATGGCGACAAAGGAGGATGACGTCGTCCAGAAGGTTTTCACTGCCTGTACGCATGATTATCTGCTGTGTTTCACCTCTGCCGGGAGAGTCTACTGGCTGAAGGTATATGATATTCCTGAAGCCAGCCGGACCAGCCGCGGGAAGGCGATTGTCAATCTCCTGAATCTTAACGAAGAGCGGGTAACGGCAATTATCTCGGTTTCTGAGTTCAGTGACGAGAGGTTCTTCCTCTTTGTTACCAGGGAAGGAATGATTGTTAAGATTCCACAGGCAGAATTCTCCCGTCCCCGTGCCAATGGCATCAATGCAATCACCCTCCGTGAGAATGATGAACTTGTTCATGTCAAGAGTATTGATGCAACCAGTGATCTGATTCTTACCACCCGGTTCGGACAGAGTCTCCGGTTCAATATTGAGACAGTCCCCCTGCGGCACAGAAACGCACTGGGTGTCATCGGCATCAAACTCCGCTACGGCGATCTGCTGCAGGATATCGCGGTGATTGAAAAAGATCATCTGCTGACCATTACCGAGCGGGGATATGGGAAGAGAACCGAATTTGATGAGTTCATGGGGCATGGTCGTGCGACCATGGGTGTCAGAAATATTCAGACCGATTATTCAGCCGGGGTTGTTTCTTCAAAGGCAGTTTCCGATGATGATGAAGTCCTTCTGATGAGCCGGTCAGGCATCGTGATGCGGACAGCGGTATCAGAGATTTCCATCCAGAAACGCGGAACACGGGGTGTCAGAATTATGAAACTCGACAATGGTGACAGCCTGGTCGGGTTCACCATCATCAAATCCGCTCCGGAAGCAGTTGAAACCGAGACCGGGTCCGAAAGTACGTCTGATAATGATTCGGCTCCGGAGTCTGATAGCGGATCAGATGAATATGATACTGAGCCGGATACCGAACCGGAAAATATGAATGAATATTAA
- the gyrB gene encoding DNA topoisomerase (ATP-hydrolyzing) subunit B, with the protein MVEKSGYTGSNITVLEGLEAVRKRPAMYIGSTDERGLHHLVYEVVDNAIDEALGGFCDTVTVTLTEDGSCMVEDNGRGIPVDMMPKYKKSALEVVLTVLHAGGKFDKSTYQVSGGLHGVGVSVVNALSSELSATVFRNGKVHSIAFHSGAVTMPLTECDQQKGDHKRGTLICFKPDPAIFETVDFDYDKLSYRMRELAFLNKGISISIIDERTGDSDTFHYEGGISEFVTYLIGEKEAIHRDVIYLESEDVPNKVQVEVGLQYTTAYSETMLTFVNSVNTREGGTHLEGFRSALTRSINTVARNNNLLKDLSVPLRGEDVREGLNAVIAIKIAEPQFEGQTKMKLGNSNVKGIVDSLVYQSLSTYFEENPKVIQIIIEKAKTAAKAREAAKKARELARRKSTLEGSGLPGKLADCSERDPSKSEIYIVEGDSAGGSAKQGRDRKFQAILPLKGKILNVEKANPVKILKNVEIQTLISAIGTGIAETFDIERSRYHHIILMTDADVDGAHICTLLLTFFYRYMPALIEEGYIYIAQPPLYRVARGKTEYYAYSEEEMREYAKELGEKGTHIQRYKGLGEMNAQQLWDTTMAPASRVLKKVQIEDASYANDIFEKLMGDDVSARRDFIRRHAKEVTNLDI; encoded by the coding sequence ATGGTTGAAAAAAGCGGATACACAGGCAGCAATATCACGGTTCTTGAAGGACTGGAAGCCGTCAGGAAACGTCCTGCGATGTACATCGGCAGTACGGATGAACGGGGGCTTCATCATCTCGTCTACGAGGTCGTCGACAATGCAATTGATGAGGCACTGGGGGGATTTTGTGATACGGTTACCGTCACCCTGACGGAAGACGGTTCCTGTATGGTTGAAGACAACGGGCGGGGTATCCCCGTTGATATGATGCCAAAATACAAGAAGAGTGCACTTGAGGTCGTGTTGACGGTACTCCATGCAGGGGGTAAATTTGATAAGTCGACATACCAGGTTTCCGGCGGTCTTCACGGGGTGGGTGTGTCTGTTGTTAATGCGCTTTCATCTGAGCTTTCCGCAACGGTATTCCGGAATGGAAAAGTTCATTCAATTGCCTTTCATTCAGGTGCGGTCACCATGCCGCTCACGGAGTGCGATCAGCAAAAGGGGGACCATAAGCGTGGCACTCTTATCTGTTTCAAACCGGATCCGGCAATCTTCGAGACGGTTGACTTTGATTATGACAAACTGAGTTATCGGATGCGGGAACTGGCCTTCCTGAATAAGGGGATCTCGATCTCAATTATTGATGAACGGACCGGAGATTCTGATACCTTCCATTATGAGGGGGGCATCAGTGAGTTTGTGACCTATCTTATCGGTGAGAAGGAAGCGATTCACCGGGACGTCATCTATCTGGAATCAGAAGATGTGCCAAACAAGGTGCAGGTTGAAGTAGGCCTGCAGTATACTACTGCCTATTCGGAAACGATGCTGACCTTTGTCAACAGCGTCAACACCCGTGAAGGAGGCACCCATCTGGAGGGATTCAGAAGTGCACTCACCCGCTCGATAAACACCGTTGCACGGAATAATAATCTGCTCAAAGACCTGTCCGTTCCTCTGCGGGGAGAGGATGTCCGGGAAGGTCTGAATGCCGTGATTGCCATTAAGATTGCTGAACCGCAGTTTGAAGGGCAGACCAAGATGAAACTGGGGAACTCAAATGTCAAGGGCATTGTGGATTCACTGGTGTATCAGTCGCTTTCAACCTATTTCGAAGAAAATCCGAAGGTAATTCAGATTATCATCGAAAAAGCCAAGACCGCAGCAAAAGCACGAGAAGCAGCAAAGAAAGCCCGTGAACTTGCCCGCAGAAAGAGTACCCTTGAAGGTTCCGGCCTTCCGGGCAAACTGGCTGACTGTTCCGAGCGTGACCCTTCAAAGAGTGAAATCTATATTGTCGAGGGAGATTCTGCAGGAGGTTCGGCTAAACAGGGGCGGGACCGTAAATTCCAGGCAATTCTTCCGTTAAAAGGAAAAATCCTGAATGTCGAGAAGGCAAACCCGGTGAAAATCCTGAAGAATGTCGAAATTCAGACATTAATCTCTGCCATCGGGACCGGCATTGCGGAAACATTCGATATTGAGCGCAGCCGGTATCATCATATCATTCTCATGACCGATGCGGATGTTGACGGCGCCCATATCTGTACGCTTCTGCTGACATTCTTCTACCGCTACATGCCGGCACTGATTGAAGAAGGCTATATCTATATCGCCCAGCCGCCGCTGTACCGCGTTGCACGGGGGAAAACGGAGTATTATGCATATAGCGAAGAGGAGATGCGGGAGTATGCAAAGGAGCTGGGAGAGAAAGGCACCCACATCCAGCGCTACAAGGGTCTGGGTGAAATGAACGCCCAGCAGCTCTGGGACACCACCATGGCCCCTGCCTCCCGTGTGCTGAAAAAGGTGCAGATCGAAGATGCGAGTTATGCAAATGATATCTTTGAAAAGCTCATGGGCGATGATGTATCTGCCCGCCGTGATTTTATCCGGCGCCATGCAAAGGAGGTGACGAACCTTGACATCTGA